The Streptomyces nigra genome includes the window CCCACCCCGGCGCCAAGCCGAAGGACATGGCGGACGAGCTGCCGCACGTCGACATCGACACGATCCGCCGCACCTGCAACCGCATGGCCGACGCCGGACAGCTCACCAAGGACGCCGGCGGCCGGTACTACCCGGACACCGAAACCCGGACGCAGGGCGCCCAAGAGGTGTCCGCACTGTCCGGCTGTCCGGTTGTCCCGTCTGACCAGCACGAACACCCCGGACAGTCGGAATTGGAGCTGTCCGGCCTGTCCGGTGCGGACGAAGCCGAAGGGATGGCGAAATGAGCGCCCGTACACGGGACGAGAAGATGACCGTCAAGGAGGTCATCACTGATCTGAAGGTCGCCCCGTCGACCTTCTACCGGTGGCGCCAGCTCGGGAAGGGGCCCCGCGCGATCAAGCTCCCGAACGGCGACGTGCGGATCCGGCGGTCGGAGTACGAGCGTTGGCTTGCGGAGCGGGAGGACGCTGCGTGAGCGCCGAGAGCAACACCCCGGCCGGGCGCCCTCGCGGGTCGGCCCGGCCGGGCTACTCCTTCGACGTCAGGCTGTGGAAGGTGACCAAGACCGGCCGCAAGTCCCGCCCGTGGCGCCTCCGGTGGGTGGTCGCAGGGCAGGTGCACGGCGACACGTTCACCACGTTGGCTCTCGCGGAGAGCCGACGGTCCGAGCTGTGGCAGGCCATGAATCGGCGTGGTGAAGCGTTCGAGATCGAATCGGGACTGCCTGAGTCCGAGGTACGCGCGGCGGCCGAAGCCGCCGAAGCAGCGGACGCCGAGTCGTCGTTGCGATGGTTCGAGTTCTGCCGGAAGTACGTGGCTGGACGGTGGCGTACGGCTGCGGCCAAGACCCGTGAGGGCATGGCGGACGGCCTTGCGGCCGTGACGCTCGCCATGGTCAAGCGTGGGGACGACGCTCCCGACGACGAGACCCTTCGGCTGGCCTTCCGGTGGGGGATCGTGCCCGCAAACGCGGGAGAGGACCCGTCGGCCGAACTCAAGGCCGCATACGACTGGGTCACGACGACCGACCGGCCACTGGGTGATCTGACCGACCCCGAAGTACTCGAGGATGTGCTGTACCGCCTCGGGTACAAGCTGGACGGCACCCCGGCGGCGGGCGACACATACAAGCGGCGCCGCCGGGCCCTGAACACCGCCCTCGAACACGCCGTGGTGACGGGGGAGCTCCCAGAGAACCCGCTCCAGCGCGCTCGCCGGAAGCACGTCGGGTCCAACGATGTCGTTGACCGCCGCGTCCTGGTGAACCCCGTCCAGGCCCGCCAGTTGCTCACGGCCGTCTCCTACGTCGGGTCGTGGGACCGGTGCCGTGGGCGGCGGCTGGTGGCCTTCTACGCGGTCCTGTACTACGCGGGCCTGCGCCCCGCGGAGGCGGTCGGGCTGCGATTGTCGGACTGCCACCTGCCCGAGACGGGTTGGGGCACGCTGACCCTGCGGGAAACGCGGCCCGTCTCCGGGAAGCAGTGGACCGACTCGGGGGAGCGGCACGATCGCCGGGGACTCAAGGCGAGGGAGGCGACCAGCGACCGGCCGGTGCCTGTTCCGCCTGTGCTGGTCGCGATCCTCCGCGCGCACCTTACGGAATTCGGGACGGCCAAGGAGGAGCGCGTCTTCGGCAACGAGCGCGGGGGAGTCGTCGGGTCCTCCACCTACTGGCGCGTCTGGGAGGAGGCACGTGCCTACGCCCTCCCGCCTGAGCGCGTCGACTCGCCGTTGGCCGGCCGCCCGTACGATCTGCGGCACGCCTGCATAACGCGGTGGCTGAACGCGGGGGTGCCGATTGCCGAGGTGGCCCGTCGGGTCGGCAACTCGCCGGAGGTGATCCATCGGCGATATCACGGCTGCGTCGACGGACACGAGGAAGTCGCGAACGCCAAGATTTCTAAGTCTTTGGAAGAAGACGGAGACATGGTATAGAAGCAGATCTGGCGCGCTATGCATACGCTATCTGCAACACCTGCGCTTAGTTCCGCCAGATACTGCAAAGACTGGTGCGGTGAACGTGTGCTGTCTTGTCTGACAAAACCACTCGCACCTCAGATTGCTCTTGATTCTAAGGTTTTCTGGGGTGCGTGTTGGGTCTTTCAGGCAACGGATGAACCTAGCAGCGATGCTGGGGAGAAGATCTGCAAGCGACTCGCCAGGCTGCGCCATCGATCGGGAGACGTTGTTATTGTTTGTTCCTTGTCGGTGGCATGCGTGACAACCAGAGCCGCTGTATGTTCTGTTGCGGATCATGGTTTCCCATACGTGTCCGCACTTGCTGCATTGCCATTCCGCTACATCGAACGAAGAAGGCGAGCACAGGGACAGGTCGTACTCGGGTCGGGTGAGGTTCTTTCTGAATTCAGGGAGAAGCCCGGGATATTTCTTCGCCGCAGACTCGAACCTCACTCCTCCCTTAATTGTCGCCCAGGCGTCTGCTGCCTGCCCCAGGGCTCTCTCTCTTTGCGCCTTACTCAGTGTTTTGAATTGGAGTCCGCGAGCAACCATGGTCGGACCGAGTGAAGACGCCCAGGTCCACGGGTCGATTCCCTTTCTAGTGGCGTCACTGACTTCTACATGTTCGCCAGGGATGTGAGGGAGGCCTTGAGCGCGAACCCGCACATAGTCCAAATCACGCAGGAGTACGCTCTTTCTGGCATCCTTTTCCCGGTGGCGGTCTGTGCTGTGCGTGTGGAACGGGTCCAGGTCCACATAGAGTTGAACCGACGGCACGAAGAGATCTACTCGGGGAGGGCGTCCCGAGGCTCCACGCACGTGCTCTACGGCGTGGTCGCATACGACGTCGGCCCCTATTGCTGCTGCGAGCAGGTACTGCACCTCAAGCTCGAAACGCGACCTGCCTGCTGACGTGCACTTGGGGCAGCCGGAACCATATGTTCGGGTCAGAACGTTAGCTTCCCATTCGTGCCCATAGCTGCATTTCCAGAGACACCGGTCATTGCTACGTATTCTCAGGTGCTCGGGCCCTACGCCCGGCGTTGTCAAGTTCTTCACGAAGGATTGGCTAATCTGTGGGTAGATTTCTCTGAGTGACTCTCCTTCTTTAGGGGCTTTGCGGCGCGCGGCGATGCGTCGGTCGTAACACTTCCGGCATCCGGATCCGCTTCGATTCTTGTGTGAGCGAACACGGGATGCGACGCTGGCTATCCATGTGTGACCGCAAGTTGAGCACAGCCAGGCGCACTTATCGCCAGATCCAGGTCTGAGCATGGTTAAATCATGATCCGGCGTTGTTTCGTTTCTGATGAACTCCTTAGCGACCTCTCCGAGTGCATCATGTGCGGTTTGGAATGTGCCCTGTGGTTTGCGCTTCCACTTGCCCCGCCTTGCTGCAAAGCAGGCGGGACAGCCTGTTTTGTTGGATACGCGGTTCTGTGGAACCGCTACCCATTCGTTGTTGCAGAAACGGCAGCGCCAGCGGCATTTGTAGCCACTGTGTGGCTTGAGTTGTGAGGGGGTGAGTTCATTCTCTAGGTTGGCAACAAATTCTTGGGCCAGTTCGGGGTGTAGATCTGCAAGGGACTCACCTTGGCGAGCTATCCTGCGTGCATTGATTGTCCGTAGGCGTGCGCACTTCGGGCATCCGCTGCCGGCGCCGCCTGTAGTTCGCTTGGTGACGGTGCACGTCCACTCATGGGCACATGCTGTGCAGCGCCACCTGCACCCACGTTGGTCGGAAGGCTGAAGCCGGTCACTCGTTACGTCGTCGTGGCCGATGACTGCGACCAGCTCTGTCGCGATGTGTGGGTGTGTGAAGGTGAGCGCGTTTCGCTGTCTGTCGGTCGTATCTACCGAGCGCGACATGTCCCCCCTAGCAAGTCGAAACCAGCCGCATAGTACGGCCCGTTTGCCGCTGCGGGGCATGACTCGCTTGATCTCTGGTGCAGCTTCGAAGAGCGCGCCAGGGGCAAGCTCAGAGCGATCTACGGGCGATGTTCTGCAGAGGGGGCTCGTGTGTGGTGACAGCGCGAGGGGGCATGCACTGTGTCGAGGGTGTGTCGCGGACAGTGAGAGACGACAAGAGAGGGCGGGAGTCAGTGAGACTGACTCCCGCCCTCTTCTGTCGGCATCCACCCTGGTCAGCGCATCATGGCTGCTGATCCTCGGCGAGTGCCCCCGGCAGGATTCGAACCTGCGCACACGGCTCCGGAGGCCGTTGCTCTATCCCCTGAGCTACGGGGGCGTGTCGGTCGCGTTGCTCGCGGCGACGGGTAGAACACTACCAGCTCCGGTGGGGTGTTCATGAACGGGTTTTGCGGGGTGTGGCACCCCGTGCGAGCTGGGGTGGGTCACCCGCAGGGGGTGGAAGTCGGGAAAACCCGGACGCGGTGGCCGGTCCGGACCTACTCTCGAGTTGTGCCAGGCGCGTCCGGCCGGGTGCTTGTTGTGGACGACAACAAGGTCATCCGGCAGTTGATCAGGGTCAATCTCGAGCTGGAGGGCATCGAGGTCGTGACCGCGGCCGATGGTGCCGAGTGTCTTGATGTGGTCCATCAGGTGCGGCCCGATGTGATCACCCTCGATGTCGTCATGCCCCGCCTCGACGGGCTGCGTACCGCCGCGCAGCTCCGTGCCGACAGCCGTACGCGTGATCTTCCGCTCGCGATCATCAGCGGCTGTACGCAGTACGAGATCGAGAGCGGGCTCGACGTCGGCGTCGACGCCTTTCTGCCCAAGCCCTTCGAGCCCGCCGAACTCGTGAGCGTCGTGCGGCGGTTGCTGGAGGGGGAGCGGCGCGTCGGTGGGGGGCTGGGAGCAGGGGTCAGGGTTTAGGGCGGGCC containing:
- a CDS encoding helix-turn-helix transcriptional regulator, translated to MSARTRDEKMTVKEVITDLKVAPSTFYRWRQLGKGPRAIKLPNGDVRIRRSEYERWLAEREDAA
- a CDS encoding tyrosine-type recombinase/integrase, with translation MSAESNTPAGRPRGSARPGYSFDVRLWKVTKTGRKSRPWRLRWVVAGQVHGDTFTTLALAESRRSELWQAMNRRGEAFEIESGLPESEVRAAAEAAEAADAESSLRWFEFCRKYVAGRWRTAAAKTREGMADGLAAVTLAMVKRGDDAPDDETLRLAFRWGIVPANAGEDPSAELKAAYDWVTTTDRPLGDLTDPEVLEDVLYRLGYKLDGTPAAGDTYKRRRRALNTALEHAVVTGELPENPLQRARRKHVGSNDVVDRRVLVNPVQARQLLTAVSYVGSWDRCRGRRLVAFYAVLYYAGLRPAEAVGLRLSDCHLPETGWGTLTLRETRPVSGKQWTDSGERHDRRGLKAREATSDRPVPVPPVLVAILRAHLTEFGTAKEERVFGNERGGVVGSSTYWRVWEEARAYALPPERVDSPLAGRPYDLRHACITRWLNAGVPIAEVARRVGNSPEVIHRRYHGCVDGHEEVANAKISKSLEEDGDMV
- a CDS encoding zinc-ribbon domain-containing protein; the encoded protein is MPRSGKRAVLCGWFRLARGDMSRSVDTTDRQRNALTFTHPHIATELVAVIGHDDVTSDRLQPSDQRGCRWRCTACAHEWTCTVTKRTTGGAGSGCPKCARLRTINARRIARQGESLADLHPELAQEFVANLENELTPSQLKPHSGYKCRWRCRFCNNEWVAVPQNRVSNKTGCPACFAARRGKWKRKPQGTFQTAHDALGEVAKEFIRNETTPDHDLTMLRPGSGDKCAWLCSTCGHTWIASVASRVRSHKNRSGSGCRKCYDRRIAARRKAPKEGESLREIYPQISQSFVKNLTTPGVGPEHLRIRSNDRCLWKCSYGHEWEANVLTRTYGSGCPKCTSAGRSRFELEVQYLLAAAIGADVVCDHAVEHVRGASGRPPRVDLFVPSVQLYVDLDPFHTHSTDRHREKDARKSVLLRDLDYVRVRAQGLPHIPGEHVEVSDATRKGIDPWTWASSLGPTMVARGLQFKTLSKAQRERALGQAADAWATIKGGVRFESAAKKYPGLLPEFRKNLTRPEYDLSLCSPSSFDVAEWQCSKCGHVWETMIRNRTYSGSGCHACHRQGTNNNNVSRSMAQPGESLADLLPSIAARFIRCLKDPTRTPENLRIKSNLRCEWFCQTRQHTFTAPVFAVSGGTKRRCCR
- a CDS encoding response regulator — encoded protein: MNGFCGVWHPVRAGVGHPQGVEVGKTRTRWPVRTYSRVVPGASGRVLVVDDNKVIRQLIRVNLELEGIEVVTAADGAECLDVVHQVRPDVITLDVVMPRLDGLRTAAQLRADSRTRDLPLAIISGCTQYEIESGLDVGVDAFLPKPFEPAELVSVVRRLLEGERRVGGGLGAGVRV